The sequence GATCGCCATGCTCTGCCGCACCGACCAGGCCCCGGACCTCGGCCTGGCCGAGCTGCGCCGGGCCGAGGCGCTGGCCCGCGCCGCCGGCAACGCGCCGGCGCTGGTCAGCGCGCTGGTCCACCTCTCCGACGTGCTCTTCGAGCTGGGCCGGTACGCCGAGTCCGCCGAGGCGGCCGCCGCCGGGGTGAGCGAGGCGCGCCGGGTCGGCATCAGCCGCTCCACCGGGGCGTACCTGCTGTCCAACCAGGCCGAGGCGCTGCTCGCCCTGGGCCGCTGGGACGAGGCCGACGCGGCCTGCGCCGACGCGGCCCGGATCGACCCGCCCGGCGTCTCCGGCCTGCACTGGCTCCAGCTGCGCGCCGGGCTGCGGCTGGCCCGGGCCCACCCCGCCGCCGACGAGCTCGTCGGCCGCGCGTTGGGCTTCCTCGCCCGGCCGTACCTGTGGCCGAACCACCGGCTGCCCCTGCACGAACTGCGGATCGAGGCGGCGCTGGCGGCCGACGACAAGGTCGAGGCGGTCCGGGCGGCCCGCGCCGCGCTCGCCGACGACCGCCTGCCGCACCTGCCCCGCGAGGGGTGGCCGGTGCTCAGCGCCGCCGCCCGCACCGCCGCCCGGGTCGAGGACCGGGAGCTGGCCGCGGCGGTCAGCGCGCTCGCCGCCGAGCTGCCCGTCCGGCAGCCCGCCGAGCAGGCCCACGCGGCCCAGGTCGCCGCGCTGCTGACGGTCGGCGGTCGCGCGCTGCCCGTCTGGCGTACGGCGGTGCGGGCGTGGCGGGTCGACGGCCAGCCGTACCCGCTGGGGCGGTCCCTGCTGGCGCTGGCCGAGGCGGCCGCGTCGGCGGGGGAGCGGGACGAGGTCGCCGAGGCGGTGGCGGAGGCCGCCGGGATCGCCCAGCGGTTGGGCGCGACCCCGCTGGCCGAGCAGGCCGCCACCCTGGCCCGCCGGGTCGGCCTGCGCGGGGCGAGCCGGGGTCGCCCCGGCGCGGACCTGCTCACCTCCCGGGAACAGGAGGTGCTGCGGCTGGTCGCCGAGGGGCACAGCAACAGCCGGATCGCCGAGCAGTTGTTCATCTCGCCGAAGACCGCGAGCGTGCACGTCTCCCGGATCATCGCCAAGCTGGACGTCACCAACCGGGTCGAGGCCGCCGCCCTAGCCCACCGCCTCAACCTCCTAAACCCCCCACGCTGACCCCACCCCCCACCCCACCCGCCTCGCCCGACGACCACCCCCCGCCCGGGGCGCACTTTCAGAGAAAGCGTGGCTATTTCCGGCCACGAGGCCACGCTTTCCCTGAAAGTGCGCGGCAAAGGTGGGGGGTGGGGTGGGGTGGAGTGGGGTGGGTCAGGGGTGGGGGAGCCAGATGCGCCAGCCGGCGACCGTGAGCGGGTGTCGGGCCGGGGGTGGGGTGCGGTCCAGCCGCCGGGCGAGGGGGGAGCCGACCGGGGCGACGTAGGCCGGGGCCGGTGACTCGCGGACCGCGCGGGGGTAGGCGGGCAGCCGGTCGAGGCCGGGGTGCAGCGTCTCGTCGAGCACCGCGCAGACGATCTCCTCGCCGGTGGCGAAGGTGAGCCGGTTGCAGGTCCAGTACTCCCCGTACACGTGCCGGACGCCCCGCTCGCGCAGCGTTTCCACCAGCGCGCGGTGCCGCTGCGCCTCCGCCCGGTTCGTGGGCACGGTGGCCAGCGCGTCGGCGGTGGCGATCGTGGCGGTGCCGAGCAGAGCGACCAGCGCGCCGACGGCCGCCAGCCGCGGGAGGTCGACCGGACCGCGTCGCCGCGCCACGGTCCACAGCGGCCAGAGCAGCGCCGGGAGCGAAATGGCCAGGCAGGACAGGTAGCGGGAACTCTCCACCGGGGTCCGCCCGGCGGCGCTGCTGACCGTGTACGCCGCCAGCGTGCCCAGCGCCCCGGCCAGCAGCGCGAGCCGTACCGCCGCGCCGGCCCGCACCGTCCGAGCGCCGTCAGCCCGCACCGTCCGAGCGCCGTCAGCCCGCACCGCCCGAGCGCCGTCGGCCCGCACCGCCCGAGCGCCGTCGGCGCGCCACGCCCGCCAGGCCGACACCGCGGCCAGCACCAGCAGCACCGGCAGGGCGAGCGCCCACCAGAGCTGCCAGGTCGCGCAGTGCCCCGGGGAGCAGAGGCCCATGCCGAGCGCCGGCCCGAGCACCAGCCCGCCGTGCAGCCGGTCCGCCCAGCTCGCCACCGCGTCCCCGCCGCCGGCCGTGACGACTGCGGCGAGCGGGTTGTGGCCGTGCGTCAGGCCGTACCCGAGCAGTGGCGCCGCCCCCAGCAGCGCGGCCCCGGCCAGCAGGACGCCGCGGCGCCCGCGCAGGTCCCGCCCGGTGATCGTGACGAGCACCGCCCCGAGCGCCAGCACGTACGGCAGCAGCAGCGGATCGACCCAGACGGTCAACCCGGCGAGGAAGCCGAACCCGGCGAGGCGCCACCGGCGTCCCGCCGGCCGGCCGGTGACCAGGTCCAGGGTCAGCAGGGCCAGGCCCGCCCCGATCGGGTTCAGCTCGGGATAACCGCCCCCGGCGATGAGCTGGTTCTTGACGATCCGGTCCGCGCCCAGCGCCAGCAGCCCGACCACCAGCAGCGCGAACCAGCGGTCCCCGCCGAGGCGGCGGGTCAGCCGCCAGCTCAGCAGCAGGAAAAGCGCGTACAGGGCGAGCAGCGGCAGCCGCAGCGCGAGCACCGAGGGCCCGGCCAGCGCGACCAGCGGCGCGGCCAGGTACGCCTCCAGCGCACCCATGTACGCCTGCCCGTAGAAGAAGACCGGGAAGTCCTCGCCCCGGGCGATGTGCAGCGCGGCGAGCCCCATGGTCGCCTCGTCGCTGTTGGTGCGCGGGGTGTCCCCGAGCAGCAACGCGAGGCGGTATCCCACCCCGGCCAGGCCGACCAGCAGGGCGAGCACCACCGGCGCGGGCCACCGGGGCGCGCGGGGGCGGGTGGCGTCGCGCGCCGCCTGGCGTACCCCGGTGGTCATGCCTGCGATCATGGCATCCGGGCCGGGGCCGGCGGCCGGTGACGTGGCCGTCGGCCGGCCTCAGCCGGCGGCGGTGACGCCCTCGCGGGCCTCCAGCGCCTGCTTGTAGAGCCGCCCGGCCCGGTACGACGAGCGCACCAGCGGCCCGCTCATCACGCCGGCGAAGCCGATCTCCTCGGCCTCCTCGCGCAGCTCGACGAACTCCTCCGGCTTGACCCAGCGGGTGACCGGGTGGTGCCGGGGGGAGGGGCGCAGGTACTGGGTGATGGTGATCAGCTCGCAGCCCGCCTCATGCAGGTCGCGCAGCGCCTGGGAGACCTCGGCCCGCTCCTCGCCCATGCCCAGGATCAGGTTGCTCTTGGTGACCAGGCCGTCGGCGCGGGCCTGGCGGATCACGTCCAGCGAGCGCTCGTAGCGGAACGCCGGCCGGATCCGCTTGAAGATCCGCGGCACCGTCTCGACGTTGTGCGCCAGCACCTCGGGACGGGAGCTGAACACCTCGGCGAGCTGCTCGGGGACCGCGTTGAAATCGGGGATCAGCAGCTCGACGCCGCAGCCGGACTGCAGGGCGTGGATCTGGCGGACCGTCTCGGCGTAGAGCCAGGCCCCGCCGTCGGGCAGGTCGTCGCGGGCGACGCCGGTGATGGTGGCGTAGCGCAGCCCCATCGCGGCGACCGACTCGGCGACCCGACGTGGCTCGTCGGCGTCGAACTCGGCCGGCTTGCCGGTGTCGATCTGGCAGAAGTCGCAGCGCCGGGTGCACTGGTCACCGCCGATGAGGAAGGTGGCCTCGCGGTCCTCCCAGCACTCGTAGATGTTGGGGCAGCCGGCCTCCTGGCAGACGGTGTGCAGCCCCTCGCGCGAGACCAGGCCGCGCAGCTGGGTGTACTCCGGGCCCATCTTGGCCTTGACCTTGATCCACGGCGGCTTGCGCTCGATCGGCGTCTCGGCGTTGCGGGCCTCGATCCGCAGCAGCCGCCGCCCCTCAGGTGCGGCAGTCGCGGTACGGCCGGCCTGCTCGGTCGTCGGCGTGGAGTGCTCGATCGTCACGAAACCGAGACTACGCCCGGCGGTGGCGGTCGATGAACCGCGGGCGACCGGCGTCACGCCGCAGATGTTGTGACACCGGACACCGGGGGCCGAAAAACCCCGTCACACGCCTCCCGGGAGTGGTGCTAGCGTCTGCCGCAGAGCTGTGACGGAGCCGAGTAGGGCCCCGACCCGCCAGTGCAGAGAGCCGCCGGATGCTGGAAGGCGGTCTGGCGCCGGGGCGCGAAGACCCTCCTGAGCTGCGGGAAGAACGGCGTTCGCGCCCAGTAGAGCCCGCCCGGCCGGCCCCGGTGAAAAGGCGACGAACGAGGCCCCCGCCTGCGGGGGCGAAGGTGTGGTGGCACCGCGAGGTTCCCGCTCGCCCACACCTCCCTGGGATCGCGTTGCGATCGATCGAGGAGGTACCACCGTGCAACGCATCCTCTCCACCCAGCTTCCCGCCCACGTCGGGCGGACCGTCCGGATCGCCGGCTGGACCCACCGCCGCCGGCTGCTCAAGTCGGTGGCCTTCCTGATCGTGCGGGACGCCGCCGGCCTGAGCCAGGTCGTGGTCACCGACCCGGCCGTCCGCGCCGCGCTGGAGAAGCTCACCGAGGAGACGGTCGTCGAGGTCACCGCCACCGTGGTCGCGAACCCGACGGCGCCCGCCGGGGTCGAGCTGACCGACCCGACGGTACGACCACTCGGCCCGGCCGCCGTGCCGCCGCCGTTCGACCTGTACCGGCCGACGCTGACCGCGACCCTGCCCACCCAGCTCGACCACGCGCCCACCGCGCTGCGGCACCCGACCCGCTCGGCGGCGCTGCGGATCTCGGCGGCGGCGGTGGCCGGGTTCCGGGCCACCCTCGACGCCCGTGACTTCGTGGAGATCCACACCCCCAAGGTGGTCGGCTCGTCCACCGAGAGCGGGGCGAACGTCTTCGCGCTGGACTGGTTCGGCCGGCCCGCGTACCTGGCGCAGTCGCCGCAGTTCTACAAGCAGCTGATGGTGGGCGTCTTCGAGCGGGTCTGCGAGGTCGGTCCGGTGTTCCGGGCCGAGCCGCACGACACCGTCCGGCACCTGGCCCAGTACACCTCGCTCGACGTGGAGCTGGGCTTCGTCGCCGACCACCGGGACGTGATGGCCGTGCTGCGCGCCACCCTCGCCGGGATGCTGGCCGGCGTGGCGGACCGGGCCGGCGCGGCGGTGGCGACCCTCGGCATCGGGCTGCCCGAGGTGCCGGCCGAGATCCCGGCGGTGCACTTCACCGAGGCGTTGCGGATCGCCGGCGCGCCGGCCGACGAGCCGGACCTCGCCCCCGCCCACGAGCGGGCGCTGGGGGAGTGGGCGCGGGCCGAGCACGGCTCGGACTTCCTCTTCGTCACCGGGTACCCGATGGCGAAGCGGCCCTTCTACACCCACCCGGACCCGCAGCGGCCGGCGTACTCCAACGGCTTCGACCTGCTCTTCCGGGGGATGGAGCTGGTGACCGGCGGGCAGCGGCTGCACCGCTACGACGACTACCTGGCCGCGCTGGCCGCACGCGGCGAGCCGGTCGAGCCGTACGCCGGCTACGTCGACGCGTTCCGGCACGGAATGCCCCCGCACGGCGGCTTCGCCATCGGCCTGGAACGCTTCGTCGCCCGGCTGACCGGCGCCGCCAACGTCCGCGAGGTCACCGCCTTCCCCCGCGACCTGCACCGCCTCACCCCCTGACGGGTCCCCGCCCCGGTCCGTACCGGGCCGGGGCGGGTCAGGTGTGGGGGCGGAGTCTGGCGCGCAGGGTGCGGCGGGCCATCGGTCCGAGATCCTCGACGACCTCGATGAGGACGGCGAGGCCTTTCAGGGCGTCGAACGCGTGGGCGTCGCTTCCACCGACAAGTGGCCTTGTCTTGACAAGAAAAATTGTCGGTGGGAGGCTGGGGACATGTTCGACATCGCAGTGATCGAGGACCCGGCGGCCGCCGAGGCGTCGCTGGACCCGGTGCGCGCCCGGCTGCTTGCCGCGCTCGCCGAGCCGGCCTCGGCGACGATGCTCGCGGCCCGGGTCGGGCTGGCCCGCCAGAAGGTCAACTACCACCTCCGGGCGTTGGAGCAGCACGGCCTGATCGAGCTGGTCGAGGAGCGCCGCAAGGGCAACGTGACCGAGCGGGTCATGCGCGCCACCGCGGCGTCGTACGTCATCTCGCCGGCCGCCCTCGCCGCCGTGCGCCCGGATCCGGCCCAGGCGCCCGACCGGCTCTCCGCGCGGTGGCTGCTGGCGCTCGCCGCCCGGCTCGTCCAGGACGTCGGCGCGCTGATCACCGGCGCGGACCGGGCCGGGAAGCGCGTCGCCACCTTCGCCGTGGACGCCGACGTCCGGTTCGCCTCGGCGAGCGACCGGGCCGCGTTCGCAGAGGAGTTGGCGGCCGCCGTCGCCGACCTGGTCGGCCGGTACCACGACGAACAGGCTCCCGGGGGCCGACGGCACCGGGTGGTCCTCGCCCTGCACCCCAGCGTCGACCTCCCGACCGGCGCAGCCGAGGAGTCCTGACGATCACCCCGGTCCGCGCCCACTGATCCCCGCTCGACGACCACTTCGCACACTTCACAGAGAGAGGCACCCCATGGGACACCCGTTCGAACTCGGCAAGGACATCGCGCTGCCCGGCACGCCGGAGCAGGTGTGGGCGGCGATCGCGACCGGCCCGGGCATCGACTCGTGGTTCATGGGCCGCAGCGAGGTCGAGCCCCGCGAGGGCGGCCGGACCCGGTTCACCATGGCCGGTGAGGTCGCCGAGTCGACCGTGACGGCCTGGGAGCCCGGTAAGCGGTTCGCGTACCGGAGCGACCCGGGGCCGGACGGCACCTTCATGGCCATCGAGTACCTGATCGAGGGCCGCGAGCAGGGCGGCACTGTGCTGCGGCTGGTGCACAGCGGCGTCCTCGGGGACAACTGGGAGACCGAGTACGAGGCCATGCGGACCGGTTGGGACATGTACCTGGAGACGCTCGCGGCGTACCTGGCGCACTTCGCCGGCCGGGCCGGCACCCCGGTGGCGGCGTTCCGGCCCGGGGCGGGCGAACCGGACCAGGTCTGGGCGGCCGTGGCCGGCGCGTTCGGGCTCACCGGCCCGGTCACCGGGGGCGAGCCGGTCCGGCTCGAGCTGCCCGGGCTGCCGCCGGTCGACGGGGTGGTCGACCTCGTCGGCCTGCCGACGTACTTCGGCGTACGGACCTCGGACGCGCTCTACCGGTTCCTGCACTCCGGCCCGGACCGGGGCAACGTCCTGGTGCTCGGGCACCACCTCTTCGCCGCCGATTCGGACCCGGCTCGCGCCGAGCAGGCCTGGCAGGACTGGCTGACCCGGCTGCCGATCGGCTGACCGGGGTCGGGCCGGGGTCGCCTCGTCCGCGTCAGCTGCCCGGGATCGGCTGCCCCGCTCGCGGGCGCCACCCGGGCGGCGGGTCCTCACCGGTCAGCCCGTCCACCGCCTCGCGGAGCAGGTCGGCGTGGCCGGTGTGCCGGCCGTACTCCTCGATCAGGTCGCAGACGAGCCGGCGCAGGCTGGCCCGGGTGCCGTCGGGGGCGCAGGCGTGGACGAGTTGGTCGAGCCCGCCGTCGGCGAGGGCCGTCGCCAGCCTCGCGCGGGACCGGGCCACGGCGCCGTCCCAGAGCGCGTAGAGCTCGTCCGGGCTGTCGGCGGCGGCGGAGGTGAACGGCCACGCCTCGCTGTCCCAGGCGGCAAGGTCCCACGGCGGGCCCAGCGGCGCGCCGCTCAGCCGGACGGTGAACATGTCGTCCTCACGACGGCGAGGTGCTTGAGCAGGCCGCCGAGGGTCAGCGCGGAGGCGCCGACCCGGGCCCGCAGCCCGGCCGCGTCGAGGCCGTCGGCCTTCCAGCGGAAGGTCGTCCGCAGGCGGTCCAGCGCGCCGACCAGGTGCGCGACCTCGGTGCCCGCGAGCGGCGGCTCCCAGGGGGTGTCGTTGTCGGTCATCGCGCCACCGTAGGGCCGGGGTACGACCGTCCGACGGCTCCCGCCTAGCTAGGCCACCCGTGGGCGCGCAGCAGGAGAACCACGATGACGATCAGCCGCCCCGCCCAGCTCGTCCCCGTTTGCGGGGTGCCGGGGTGTCCGGAGCGCGGGACACCCCGACACGCCGCAAACGGGGGCCCCGCGGTCACCCTGCGCGCCGCCGCCCGCCGTTTGACCCAGCACCCGGCCGGGGTCGGCTACCACATCCCCGACGCGATTTTCGCCGCCGCGCAACACCTCACCGGCAGCCCTCGCCCGTACGACCTGGTCGAGGCGAACACCAAGATCATGGGCGGATACCTCCACGAGCAGGCCGGCCCAGCGTGCGAGATGACCGGCGGCGAGCTGATCCGCCGGTACGGCCTGTTCGCCCCGACCGACGTGATCATGAAGGCGCTCTACGCCGCCGCCGCGCAGTACGGTGGCTGCGACTTCGGCCCCTGACGACTTCGCCAACATCACCCGCTGAATCGACAGCGCGGGCCGACTCAGGTCGGCCGGCGCTGCGAGGACTCACCGAGAGCGGCGGCGTAGGTGCCGGAGCCGTCCCCCTGTCAGCGGAAGAGGTTCTGGTCGCCGTCGTCACGCATCCAGTCGTACTCAGGTCCCCGTTGGCCGCCGTGACCCGACTG comes from Micromonospora purpureochromogenes and encodes:
- a CDS encoding SRPBCC family protein gives rise to the protein MGHPFELGKDIALPGTPEQVWAAIATGPGIDSWFMGRSEVEPREGGRTRFTMAGEVAESTVTAWEPGKRFAYRSDPGPDGTFMAIEYLIEGREQGGTVLRLVHSGVLGDNWETEYEAMRTGWDMYLETLAAYLAHFAGRAGTPVAAFRPGAGEPDQVWAAVAGAFGLTGPVTGGEPVRLELPGLPPVDGVVDLVGLPTYFGVRTSDALYRFLHSGPDRGNVLVLGHHLFAADSDPARAEQAWQDWLTRLPIG
- the lipA gene encoding lipoyl synthase produces the protein MTIEHSTPTTEQAGRTATAAPEGRRLLRIEARNAETPIERKPPWIKVKAKMGPEYTQLRGLVSREGLHTVCQEAGCPNIYECWEDREATFLIGGDQCTRRCDFCQIDTGKPAEFDADEPRRVAESVAAMGLRYATITGVARDDLPDGGAWLYAETVRQIHALQSGCGVELLIPDFNAVPEQLAEVFSSRPEVLAHNVETVPRIFKRIRPAFRYERSLDVIRQARADGLVTKSNLILGMGEERAEVSQALRDLHEAGCELITITQYLRPSPRHHPVTRWVKPEEFVELREEAEEIGFAGVMSGPLVRSSYRAGRLYKQALEAREGVTAAG
- a CDS encoding mycothiol transferase, encoding MTDNDTPWEPPLAGTEVAHLVGALDRLRTTFRWKADGLDAAGLRARVGASALTLGGLLKHLAVVRTTCSPSG
- a CDS encoding mycothiol transferase, which codes for MFTVRLSGAPLGPPWDLAAWDSEAWPFTSAAADSPDELYALWDGAVARSRARLATALADGGLDQLVHACAPDGTRASLRRLVCDLIEEYGRHTGHADLLREAVDGLTGEDPPPGWRPRAGQPIPGS
- a CDS encoding ArsR/SmtB family transcription factor gives rise to the protein MFDIAVIEDPAAAEASLDPVRARLLAALAEPASATMLAARVGLARQKVNYHLRALEQHGLIELVEERRKGNVTERVMRATAASYVISPAALAAVRPDPAQAPDRLSARWLLALAARLVQDVGALITGADRAGKRVATFAVDADVRFASASDRAAFAEELAAAVADLVGRYHDEQAPGGRRHRVVLALHPSVDLPTGAAEES
- the aspS gene encoding aspartate--tRNA(Asn) ligase; amino-acid sequence: MQRILSTQLPAHVGRTVRIAGWTHRRRLLKSVAFLIVRDAAGLSQVVVTDPAVRAALEKLTEETVVEVTATVVANPTAPAGVELTDPTVRPLGPAAVPPPFDLYRPTLTATLPTQLDHAPTALRHPTRSAALRISAAAVAGFRATLDARDFVEIHTPKVVGSSTESGANVFALDWFGRPAYLAQSPQFYKQLMVGVFERVCEVGPVFRAEPHDTVRHLAQYTSLDVELGFVADHRDVMAVLRATLAGMLAGVADRAGAAVATLGIGLPEVPAEIPAVHFTEALRIAGAPADEPDLAPAHERALGEWARAEHGSDFLFVTGYPMAKRPFYTHPDPQRPAYSNGFDLLFRGMELVTGGQRLHRYDDYLAALAARGEPVEPYAGYVDAFRHGMPPHGGFAIGLERFVARLTGAANVREVTAFPRDLHRLTP